In a genomic window of Tissierella sp. Yu-01:
- the metG gene encoding methionine--tRNA ligase — MSKPKFYLTTPIYYPSDNLHIGHTYTTVAADSIKRFKSLQGYDVFFTTGSDEHGQKIQTKAKENEVGPKEYVDGIVANIKELWKMLEIDYDCFIRSTDEHHEKMVQKIFTKLYEKGEIYKSVYNGHYCTPCESFWTDAQLVDEDKCPDCGRPTHLEEEEAYFFKLSNYRDRLLKLYEDNPEFIQPESRKNEMINNFLKDGLEDLCVSRTTFDWGIKVPFDEKHVVYVWIDALSCYLSALGFDGEDGEKYKEFWPANVHLVGKEIVRFHTIIWPALLMALELPLPKKVFGHGWILFEDDKMSKSKGNVIYPEPIIELYGIDSFKYFLLREFTFGQDGSFSREKFLQRLNSDLANDLGNLVSRTVTMVEKYNEGIIPAPKTEEEVDASLRDLAITVADKVEAEMDKLNFSIALEEIWKLIRRTNKYVDETMPWVLAKEENKDRLDTVLYNLSESLRIVSILIKPFMEKTSDEIRRQLGIQVEANWQDAKVWNPDVANIVDNKVEKGNIIFPRLDVQKELVRLNEANQKLIDSRTNNSEKKEDKVEENKEVKEQEVIEEVEEITIDDFDKVKLKLAKVINCEDHPKADKLLVLTLKLGEETRTVVSGIKKYYSAEDLIGKKVVVVTNLKPVKLRGIESRGMVLAAEDDEGKLSLLTTLTELNDGASIS, encoded by the coding sequence ATGTCAAAACCAAAGTTTTATTTAACGACCCCAATTTATTATCCAAGTGACAATTTGCACATCGGTCACACATATACAACAGTTGCAGCAGATTCTATAAAAAGATTTAAAAGTCTACAAGGCTATGATGTTTTCTTTACTACTGGATCAGATGAGCACGGACAAAAAATACAAACTAAAGCAAAAGAAAATGAAGTAGGACCAAAGGAATATGTAGACGGTATTGTTGCAAATATCAAGGAGCTTTGGAAGATGTTAGAGATCGATTATGATTGCTTTATCAGAAGTACTGATGAGCATCATGAAAAGATGGTTCAGAAGATATTTACAAAGCTATATGAAAAAGGTGAAATTTACAAATCAGTATATAATGGACATTATTGTACACCATGTGAATCTTTCTGGACAGATGCACAACTAGTTGATGAAGATAAGTGTCCAGACTGTGGAAGACCTACACATCTAGAGGAGGAAGAAGCATATTTCTTTAAGCTTTCAAACTATAGAGACAGACTATTAAAGTTATATGAAGACAATCCTGAGTTCATTCAACCAGAATCAAGAAAGAATGAAATGATTAACAACTTCCTAAAAGACGGATTAGAGGATTTATGTGTATCCAGAACTACCTTTGACTGGGGCATCAAGGTACCATTTGATGAAAAACATGTAGTGTATGTATGGATAGATGCTCTATCCTGCTATTTATCAGCACTAGGATTTGATGGCGAAGATGGAGAAAAATACAAGGAATTCTGGCCGGCAAATGTTCATCTAGTAGGTAAGGAAATAGTTAGATTCCATACAATTATATGGCCTGCATTATTGATGGCTTTAGAATTACCATTGCCTAAAAAGGTATTTGGTCATGGCTGGATATTATTTGAAGATGATAAAATGTCAAAATCAAAAGGAAATGTAATATATCCAGAGCCAATAATTGAATTATATGGAATAGATTCATTCAAATACTTCCTATTAAGAGAATTTACCTTCGGCCAAGATGGATCTTTCTCAAGGGAAAAATTCCTACAAAGATTAAATTCAGATTTGGCTAATGATTTAGGAAACCTTGTAAGCAGAACAGTAACCATGGTTGAAAAATATAATGAGGGAATTATCCCAGCTCCAAAGACTGAAGAAGAGGTAGATGCTTCACTAAGAGACTTAGCTATTACAGTTGCCGATAAGGTAGAAGCAGAAATGGATAAATTAAATTTCTCAATAGCTTTAGAAGAAATTTGGAAACTAATAAGAAGAACCAATAAATATGTTGATGAAACTATGCCTTGGGTATTGGCTAAGGAAGAGAATAAGGATAGACTAGACACTGTATTATATAATCTATCAGAAAGCTTAAGAATAGTATCCATATTAATAAAGCCATTTATGGAAAAGACTTCAGATGAAATCCGTAGACAATTAGGCATCCAAGTAGAAGCTAATTGGCAAGATGCTAAAGTTTGGAATCCTGATGTTGCTAATATTGTTGACAATAAGGTAGAAAAGGGCAATATTATATTCCCAAGGCTTGATGTACAGAAGGAATTAGTTAGACTTAATGAAGCTAATCAAAAGTTAATTGATAGTAGAACAAATAATAGTGAAAAGAAGGAAGATAAAGTGGAAGAGAATAAAGAAGTTAAAGAACAAGAAGTAATAGAAGAAGTTGAAGAAATAACAATAGATGATTTCGATAAAGTTAAATTAAAACTTGCAAAGGTAATTAACTGTGAAGATCATCCTAAAGCAGATAAATTATTGGTATTAACACTAAAATTAGGAGAAGAAACTCGTACCGTAGTTTCTGGTATCAAGAAATACTATTCAGCAGAGGATTTAATAGGTAAGAAAGTAGTAGTAGTTACAAACCTTAAGCCAGTTAAGCTAAGAGGAATAGAATCAAGAGGTATGGTACTTGCAGCTGAAGATGACGAAGGTAAACTTTCCCTATTAACAACTCTAACAGAACTAAATGACGGAGCAAGTATCTCATGA
- the glgD gene encoding glucose-1-phosphate adenylyltransferase subunit GlgD has protein sequence MENCLGVINIGEGEGNFGSLCKNRPVYMLPFGGRYRLIDFTISNMVNYGIRTVAVFTGEKIRSTMDHLGNGKPWDLNRRFNGLFLFPPIQKPFGRNGDIAELYSTFDFFEQCKEEYVLIVHPNNIGSVNLNEAYKKFIETDADITLFYKKQIDPWGEYINCDKILLDRNNGFINMGLNLGTEKEFNMFIGMGFIKKKVLMEIVKKSMENGDANYLKQSILISKDRYKINTYEFKGHIEHINNIKSYYNANLNLLNKDISQELFFGGGPVFTKAKDEPSTLYTETSRVHNSLIANGCIIEGSVENSIIFRGVKIGKNAIVKNSILMQKSEVLENAIVVNTIMDKYSIIDRGIRLAGSSVMPYVVEKSQTIRKE, from the coding sequence ATGGAAAACTGCTTAGGTGTAATAAATATTGGGGAAGGCGAAGGCAATTTTGGTTCCCTATGTAAAAATAGACCTGTATATATGCTTCCATTTGGTGGAAGATATAGATTAATAGACTTTACAATCTCAAATATGGTCAACTATGGTATTAGAACAGTAGCAGTATTCACAGGGGAGAAGATTAGATCTACAATGGATCACCTAGGAAACGGGAAACCTTGGGATTTAAATAGAAGATTTAATGGATTATTTCTATTTCCACCAATACAGAAGCCTTTCGGACGTAACGGAGATATTGCAGAACTCTATAGTACTTTTGATTTTTTCGAACAGTGTAAAGAGGAATATGTTTTAATAGTTCATCCAAATAACATAGGCTCTGTAAATCTAAACGAAGCATATAAAAAATTTATAGAAACAGATGCAGATATAACTCTTTTCTACAAAAAACAAATTGACCCTTGGGGTGAGTATATAAATTGTGATAAAATTCTATTAGATAGAAATAATGGATTTATCAATATGGGCCTTAACCTAGGGACTGAAAAGGAATTTAATATGTTTATTGGCATGGGTTTTATCAAGAAGAAGGTTCTTATGGAAATAGTTAAGAAATCCATGGAAAATGGCGATGCTAATTATCTAAAGCAGTCTATACTAATAAGCAAAGATAGATATAAGATCAATACTTATGAGTTTAAAGGCCATATAGAACATATAAATAACATAAAAAGCTATTACAATGCAAATCTAAACCTACTTAATAAGGATATATCACAGGAACTATTCTTTGGAGGAGGGCCTGTATTTACCAAGGCTAAGGATGAACCATCGACACTATATACAGAAACATCAAGGGTTCATAATTCATTAATAGCCAATGGTTGTATAATTGAAGGCTCTGTAGAAAATTCCATAATTTTTAGAGGAGTTAAAATTGGTAAGAATGCAATAGTTAAGAATTCCATATTAATGCAGAAGTCTGAAGTCCTAGAAAATGCAATAGTTGTTAATACGATAATGGATAAGTATTCAATCATTGATAGAGGAATTAGACTGGCGGGAAGTTCAGTAATGCCTTATGTAGTGGAGAAGTCACAAACGATAAGAAAGGAATGA
- a CDS encoding methyl-accepting chemotaxis protein, with the protein MADSVTKTPGRIRNLLKNINISTKVQFGIKHKLILTVILTSIISSVLGLGITLYQSNNTTETIINQMFFEQVHSADNILRSSFENSYDQMDLTSEGRLIDKTGRVIQDDMDIIESVSKGMTIDATIYIKENDDFVRRNTSLKDENGEYITGTKLDNTGEVYKQVSQGKAFVGDVEILGKNYITKYTPITNRSGDIIGLFFVGKETNHIDNLLTNGQAKVLSSVMNSSLLLLIGMSIIGYFAANSFAKPILYSIKEVEKISSLDLTQINYTANKRKDELGILLKNIDNLRYELTTLVKNIQEGANRLSASSDDLNMASQQSASSIEEISKTVSEIAEGASEQAMNTEDGALRVDKLREIVNSNSKRINEVVDLLSDLDKSKADALSHISSLNKSSNDVRNAVDTIDKVVEQTNSSAIEIGQASEIINSIAEQTNLLALNAAIEAARAGDAGKGFAVVADEIRKLAEQSQISAKEIDKRVEILQGNSNISIDAVNKASDNIIEQADRVDKVLSEFDKIAIGIQKSNESIQEYLKSEEETIKTTDMMYDLVTNLTSIAEENSASTEEVSASIEEETATMQEIAATSNQLTQLAENLKNTISIFKTE; encoded by the coding sequence ATGGCAGACAGTGTTACTAAAACACCAGGGAGGATTAGAAATTTATTAAAAAACATCAACATCAGCACTAAGGTACAATTCGGTATTAAGCACAAACTTATATTAACTGTTATACTAACTTCTATAATTTCTTCTGTACTTGGATTAGGCATAACATTATATCAAAGCAACAATACAACTGAGACTATCATCAACCAAATGTTTTTTGAACAGGTACACAGTGCTGATAATATTTTAAGAAGTTCCTTTGAGAATAGTTACGATCAAATGGACTTAACAAGTGAAGGAAGACTCATTGATAAAACCGGTAGAGTCATTCAAGATGACATGGATATTATTGAATCCGTTAGTAAAGGTATGACTATAGATGCTACAATTTATATAAAAGAAAATGATGACTTTGTAAGACGAAATACGTCATTAAAAGATGAGAACGGAGAGTATATTACAGGTACTAAGCTGGATAATACAGGAGAAGTATATAAACAAGTCAGCCAAGGCAAAGCATTTGTTGGCGATGTAGAAATCCTTGGAAAAAACTATATAACTAAATATACTCCTATTACTAATAGAAGTGGAGATATTATAGGTTTATTCTTTGTTGGCAAGGAAACTAACCATATTGACAACTTATTAACCAATGGACAAGCGAAAGTATTAAGCTCTGTTATGAACTCATCATTATTATTGTTAATAGGTATGTCTATTATAGGTTATTTTGCTGCTAATTCATTTGCTAAGCCTATTTTATATTCAATTAAAGAAGTGGAAAAGATTTCAAGTCTTGATTTAACACAAATTAATTATACAGCCAATAAAAGAAAAGATGAGTTAGGTATATTGCTTAAAAATATAGATAACTTAAGATACGAGCTTACTACATTAGTAAAAAACATTCAAGAAGGTGCAAATAGACTATCTGCTTCTTCAGATGATTTAAATATGGCAAGTCAACAATCCGCATCTTCTATTGAAGAAATTAGTAAGACTGTTAGCGAAATTGCAGAAGGGGCTTCTGAACAAGCTATGAACACAGAAGATGGTGCATTGAGAGTAGATAAATTAAGAGAGATAGTAAATTCTAATTCAAAAAGAATAAATGAAGTGGTAGATTTATTATCAGATTTAGATAAATCAAAAGCTGATGCTTTATCACATATTAGTAGTTTAAACAAATCATCCAATGATGTTAGAAATGCAGTAGATACTATTGATAAAGTTGTTGAGCAGACTAATTCAAGTGCAATAGAAATTGGACAAGCAAGTGAAATAATAAATTCAATTGCTGAGCAAACTAATCTATTAGCATTAAATGCAGCAATTGAGGCTGCAAGAGCGGGAGATGCCGGAAAAGGATTTGCAGTAGTAGCAGATGAAATTAGAAAACTTGCTGAGCAATCTCAAATATCAGCGAAGGAGATAGACAAGAGGGTAGAAATCCTTCAAGGCAATTCAAACATAAGTATTGATGCTGTAAATAAAGCATCAGATAATATAATTGAACAAGCAGACAGAGTTGATAAGGTATTATCCGAATTTGATAAGATCGCCATAGGAATTCAAAAATCAAATGAATCAATACAAGAATATTTAAAATCAGAAGAAGAAACTATTAAAACTACAGATATGATGTATGATCTTGTAACAAATTTAACATCAATAGCTGAAGAAAATTCTGCATCAACTGAAGAAGTATCAGCAAGTATAGAAGAAGAAACAGCTACTATGCAGGAAATTGCAGCTACTAGTAACCAATTAACACAGTTAGCAGAAAATCTTAAGAACACCATTAGTATTTTTAAAACTGAATAA
- a CDS encoding glucose-1-phosphate adenylyltransferase, with the protein MENKVVAMLLAGGQGSRLKALTRKIAKPAVPFGGKYRIIDFALSNAANSGISDIGILTQYKPYLLNTHIGIGTAWDYDRNVGGLRVLPPFTSEDGGRWYTGTANAIYENIDYIDELDPQYVLILSGDHIYKMDYRQLLKAHKEKGADVTIAVIEVPWEEASRFGIINVDDNKKVVEFDEKPKNPKNNMASMGIYMFNWKHLRKYLIKDSKDKESAHDFGKNILPNMLSEGRLMYAWSFDGYWKDVGTVRSYWEANMDLIDRDNALNIYDKGWRIYTKSKNLPPHYLSRSSVVKNSLINEGCVVRGEVHNSVLFSEVIIESGAVVTNSVVLSNSKIMPGAEVHNAVILEGVTIKEGERIGEEGDGNIYLVTEKGYTIE; encoded by the coding sequence ATTGAAAACAAAGTAGTAGCAATGCTTTTAGCAGGAGGTCAAGGTTCTAGACTAAAGGCCTTAACTAGAAAAATAGCAAAGCCGGCAGTACCATTTGGAGGTAAATACAGAATTATAGATTTTGCCTTAAGCAATGCAGCTAATTCAGGTATATCAGACATAGGAATTTTGACCCAATATAAACCCTATTTACTTAACACTCATATAGGAATTGGAACAGCCTGGGATTATGATAGAAATGTAGGAGGTCTAAGGGTTCTTCCACCATTTACATCAGAAGATGGCGGTAGATGGTATACAGGAACAGCAAATGCGATTTATGAAAATATCGATTATATAGATGAACTAGACCCACAATATGTACTGATTTTATCTGGAGACCATATATATAAGATGGATTACAGACAACTTTTAAAAGCGCATAAGGAGAAAGGCGCAGATGTAACAATTGCAGTAATAGAAGTTCCTTGGGAGGAAGCTTCAAGATTTGGAATAATCAATGTAGATGATAATAAAAAAGTAGTTGAATTTGATGAAAAGCCTAAGAACCCAAAAAATAATATGGCATCGATGGGTATCTATATGTTCAACTGGAAGCACCTAAGAAAATACCTAATAAAGGATAGTAAGGACAAGGAATCAGCTCATGACTTTGGTAAGAATATATTGCCTAATATGCTGTCTGAAGGAAGATTGATGTATGCATGGAGTTTCGATGGCTATTGGAAAGATGTAGGTACAGTTAGAAGCTATTGGGAAGCTAATATGGATTTAATAGATAGAGACAATGCATTAAACATTTATGATAAGGGTTGGAGAATTTATACAAAATCAAAGAACTTACCACCTCATTATTTATCTAGAAGCTCAGTAGTGAAGAATTCCTTAATTAATGAAGGTTGTGTAGTTAGAGGAGAGGTACATAACAGTGTACTATTTAGTGAAGTAATTATAGAAAGTGGCGCAGTAGTAACTAATTCCGTAGTATTATCAAACAGCAAAATCATGCCTGGGGCTGAAGTTCATAATGCAGTAATCCTTGAAGGTGTTACTATAAAAGAGGGAGAAAGGATTGGAGAAGAAGGAGATGGAAATATTTATTTAGTTACTGAAAAAGGCTATACCATAGAGTAA
- a CDS encoding 3D domain-containing protein has product MNSSTIKKAAKFRALVILAIVSTILLGFIMYQGNDVTVNVDGEITQVVSYSNTVEEFIQSEEIDIKEGAYISIPLDTTIDDDIEITIKNPKNYTIDVNGKLTKIKSIHTKVEDILSDYGVELGELDYTLPARSEEVSPYSVIEIYKVTEVVEVIEEEIPYEEQVTMNKNKDRGVVEVVQEGKAGLKKSEIKNEYINGALNSSVVMKDEIIEEPIPKIVEKGTKELVIATSRGDTRYKKAIVMNASAYSASYESTGKNPGDKYYGMTASGTKARPGVVAVDPRVIPLGTKLYIQSLDGTKDYGFAIAEDKGSAIKGNKIDLFFETEAQCYRFGRRNVKVYVLE; this is encoded by the coding sequence ATGAATAGCAGCACGATCAAGAAGGCAGCTAAGTTTAGAGCCCTTGTGATCCTCGCTATAGTATCAACAATACTTTTAGGATTTATCATGTACCAGGGAAATGATGTAACCGTAAACGTGGATGGAGAAATTACTCAAGTAGTTTCTTACTCAAACACAGTTGAAGAGTTCATCCAATCTGAGGAAATTGACATTAAAGAAGGTGCTTACATAAGCATTCCGTTAGACACTACAATAGATGACGACATAGAAATTACAATAAAGAACCCAAAGAATTACACTATAGATGTTAATGGAAAATTAACTAAAATTAAATCAATTCATACTAAAGTAGAAGATATTTTAAGTGATTATGGTGTAGAATTAGGTGAGTTAGATTATACTCTACCTGCAAGATCTGAAGAAGTCAGTCCATACAGCGTCATAGAAATCTACAAGGTAACTGAAGTCGTAGAAGTTATCGAAGAGGAGATACCCTACGAGGAACAGGTTACAATGAATAAAAACAAGGATAGAGGCGTTGTAGAGGTAGTACAAGAAGGTAAAGCTGGATTAAAAAAATCTGAAATTAAAAATGAATATATTAATGGCGCTCTAAATTCGTCTGTTGTTATGAAAGATGAAATAATCGAAGAGCCAATTCCTAAAATTGTAGAAAAAGGAACTAAGGAATTAGTAATAGCTACATCAAGGGGAGATACCAGATATAAAAAAGCTATCGTTATGAATGCATCTGCATATAGTGCATCATATGAGAGTACAGGTAAAAACCCTGGCGATAAATATTATGGTATGACTGCCTCTGGTACAAAGGCAAGACCTGGTGTAGTAGCTGTTGACCCAAGGGTTATCCCATTGGGAACAAAGCTGTATATTCAATCCCTGGATGGTACAAAAGATTATGGATTTGCTATAGCAGAAGACAAAGGAAGCGCTATAAAAGGAAATAAGATTGACCTATTTTTTGAAACTGAAGCTCAATGTTATCGCTTTGGTAGAAGAAATGTAAAGGTGTATGTCTTAGAGTAG
- the glgA gene encoding glycogen synthase GlgA, which translates to MKILYISSEVAPFIKTGGLADVAGSLPQAIKEAGHDIRVVLPYYSKIKDKNIEGIKFELDYYVDLGWRRQYAGIYSLEKEGVIYYFIDNDYYFKRYNIYGEYDDGERFIFFQKAAVLMLKKLRFKANIVNCNDWHSGLVPLYIRDFAKGDPYYSNINTVFTIHNIRYQGIFPAHILEEIGGLSSKYITDDGLKYYDEINFMKAGIVYSDIFTTVSKTYAEEIKTSEYGEGLENTNRIHENKLYGIVNGIDYNIFNPETDSNLKENYSFETIEDKKLNKLELQRLYNLPEKSNIPMIAMVTRLVDMKGLDLIKSIMEELLKEDIQFVLLGTGDKMYEDMFKYYEEKYPDKVASRNYFNEGESHLIYAGADIFLMPSLSEPCGISQLISLRYGTIPIVRETGGLKDTIIPFNEEDGTGNGFTFKSKDPYDLLDAIKRTLNAFKDKEKWNIIIKNAMEAKHDWEKSSQEYIVVYKKLTS; encoded by the coding sequence ATGAAGATTTTATATATATCATCGGAGGTAGCTCCCTTTATAAAGACGGGAGGGTTAGCTGATGTAGCAGGCTCGTTGCCTCAGGCTATTAAAGAAGCTGGTCATGACATCAGAGTAGTGTTGCCTTATTATTCAAAGATAAAAGATAAGAATATAGAAGGTATAAAATTTGAGTTAGATTATTATGTAGATCTTGGTTGGAGAAGACAATATGCAGGGATATACTCCCTTGAAAAAGAGGGAGTTATCTATTATTTCATAGATAACGATTATTATTTCAAAAGATATAATATTTATGGAGAATATGATGATGGAGAAAGATTTATATTTTTTCAAAAAGCAGCAGTCTTAATGCTTAAAAAGTTGCGTTTTAAAGCTAATATTGTGAATTGTAACGATTGGCATAGTGGTCTTGTACCTTTGTATATTAGAGATTTTGCAAAGGGTGATCCATATTATTCAAATATTAATACGGTCTTTACAATTCACAATATAAGATATCAGGGAATATTTCCAGCTCATATATTAGAGGAAATTGGTGGCTTATCAAGTAAGTATATAACTGATGATGGACTTAAATACTATGATGAAATTAACTTTATGAAAGCAGGAATAGTTTATTCTGACATATTTACAACTGTATCTAAAACCTATGCAGAGGAGATCAAGACCAGCGAATACGGAGAAGGATTGGAAAACACCAATAGAATCCATGAAAATAAGCTGTACGGAATAGTAAACGGTATAGATTATAATATATTCAATCCAGAGACAGATTCAAATTTAAAGGAAAATTATAGTTTTGAAACTATTGAAGATAAAAAGTTAAACAAATTAGAACTTCAAAGACTTTATAACCTTCCTGAAAAGAGCAACATACCAATGATAGCAATGGTTACAAGATTGGTTGATATGAAGGGATTAGATTTAATTAAATCCATTATGGAGGAACTTCTTAAAGAGGATATTCAATTTGTTTTACTTGGCACTGGAGACAAGATGTATGAGGATATGTTTAAGTATTATGAAGAGAAATACCCTGACAAGGTAGCCTCCAGAAACTATTTTAATGAAGGGGAGTCACATCTTATATATGCAGGAGCAGATATATTTCTAATGCCTTCACTTTCAGAACCATGTGGCATCTCCCAGCTTATATCATTAAGATATGGAACCATACCTATAGTTAGGGAAACCGGTGGCTTAAAGGACACAATAATTCCTTTTAATGAGGAAGATGGCACTGGAAATGGCTTCACATTTAAGAGCAAGGATCCATATGATTTATTAGATGCCATAAAAAGAACATTAAATGCATTTAAAGATAAAGAGAAGTGGAATATAATAATTAAAAATGCAATGGAAGCTAAACACGATTGGGAGAAGTCATCTCAGGAATATATAGTGGTATATAAGAAGTTGACCTCCTAG
- the pulA gene encoding type I pullulanase codes for MKYGITYSPQETIFRIWSPLRNNIDLCLYEDQCTMDRNIYSMKKLDDGVHEVTVQGDLKGYYYTYLIDGIEVVDPYSIAASMNSTRSAIIDLEDTNPRGWNEHCIPNVTKSDAVIYEVHIKDFTGHESSEVKYRGKYLGFIEKIPHLKELGVTFVHLMPVYDFITVKEEIELFFNEDNYNWGYDPELYNVPEGSYATNPEDPLCRIRELKTLIMELHMAGLKVILDVVYNHTYKSKNSNFNIIMPGYFYRTNEDGSFSNGSGCGNEIASERPMVRKFIIDSLEYWVSEYKIDGFRFDLMGLIDIDTIEETVTELRKVKPEIFIYGEPWAGGSTVLPVEKMTLKGMQKNLSFAIFNDSFRNAIKGDNDGESRGFAQGNSDYKHAVEIGITGSIDYDDYRKGFTNSPLETINYINSHDNLILADKIKKIFPYLDEGGLIRINKFAHAILFTSQGIPFIHAGNEFLRSKKMDHNSYNSSLNINGIDWYFKGKYDDYFRYIRDLIDIRKVYKEFKITDAQDIRERLKFIYIQDVIAFTIKMEEGYKYLLIIHNNNNESYSIHKNDIKNHLNYNYGFNSENIDFELIFDENGLVRNSQFNGLEFLVIPYTSTAIFILSS; via the coding sequence ATGAAATATGGAATAACATATAGTCCCCAAGAAACTATATTTAGAATATGGTCCCCATTAAGGAATAATATTGATTTATGTCTATATGAGGACCAATGCACTATGGATAGAAATATCTATTCTATGAAAAAGCTGGATGATGGAGTTCATGAGGTAACCGTTCAGGGTGATTTAAAAGGATATTATTATACTTATTTAATAGATGGAATAGAGGTAGTAGACCCCTATTCCATTGCTGCATCTATGAACTCAACTCGATCAGCTATAATAGATTTAGAGGATACTAATCCTAGAGGATGGAATGAACATTGTATTCCAAATGTGACTAAATCCGATGCTGTAATATATGAAGTTCATATAAAGGACTTTACAGGTCATGAGAGCTCAGAAGTTAAATATAGGGGAAAGTACCTTGGATTTATAGAAAAGATTCCTCATTTGAAGGAATTAGGTGTTACATTCGTACATCTTATGCCTGTATATGATTTTATAACTGTTAAGGAAGAAATAGAATTGTTCTTTAATGAGGATAATTATAACTGGGGATATGATCCTGAGCTATATAATGTTCCGGAAGGCTCATATGCAACTAATCCAGAGGATCCATTATGTAGAATAAGAGAACTAAAAACTCTTATAATGGAGTTGCATATGGCTGGTCTAAAAGTTATTTTAGATGTGGTATATAACCATACCTACAAATCAAAAAATTCTAATTTCAACATAATAATGCCAGGGTATTTTTATAGAACAAATGAAGATGGCTCCTTTTCAAATGGTAGTGGATGTGGGAATGAAATTGCATCTGAAAGACCAATGGTGCGTAAATTTATCATTGATTCCCTAGAGTACTGGGTCAGTGAATATAAAATAGACGGATTTAGATTTGACTTAATGGGACTAATAGATATTGATACAATAGAGGAAACCGTAACTGAATTAAGAAAAGTTAAACCTGAAATATTCATATACGGGGAACCTTGGGCTGGTGGAAGTACAGTTCTTCCAGTAGAGAAGATGACCTTGAAAGGTATGCAAAAGAATCTTTCCTTTGCAATCTTTAACGATAGCTTTAGAAATGCCATAAAGGGAGATAATGATGGAGAATCAAGAGGATTTGCTCAAGGTAATTCAGACTATAAGCATGCTGTTGAAATAGGAATCACAGGATCAATTGATTATGATGATTACCGTAAAGGATTCACTAATAGTCCTCTAGAAACAATAAATTATATTAATTCTCATGATAATTTGATATTAGCTGATAAAATTAAAAAGATATTCCCATATCTAGATGAGGGAGGTTTAATTCGAATAAATAAATTCGCACATGCTATTTTATTTACTTCTCAGGGCATACCATTTATCCATGCAGGAAATGAATTTCTAAGAAGTAAGAAGATGGATCATAATTCATATAATTCTAGTTTAAATATAAATGGCATTGATTGGTACTTTAAAGGGAAATATGACGATTATTTTAGATATATAAGAGATTTAATAGATATAAGAAAAGTTTATAAAGAATTTAAAATTACAGATGCCCAAGACATACGAGAAAGATTAAAATTTATTTATATACAAGATGTAATAGCCTTTACTATAAAAATGGAGGAAGGTTACAAATATCTTTTAATAATTCACAACAATAATAATGAAAGTTATTCCATCCATAAAAATGACATAAAAAATCATTTGAATTATAATTATGGTTTTAATTCAGAGAATATTGATTTTGAGTTAATATTTGATGAAAATGGATTAGTTAGAAATAGTCAATTCAATGGGTTAGAATTCTTAGTAATTCCATACACATCAACCGCTATATTTATTCTATCATCCTAA